In Haliotis asinina isolate JCU_RB_2024 unplaced genomic scaffold, JCU_Hal_asi_v2 scaffold_17, whole genome shotgun sequence, a single genomic region encodes these proteins:
- the LOC137269839 gene encoding monocarboxylate transporter 12-like, protein MGTTKPGEEVSDESELCGVTVINANGDRDVAKKLLKDHEDAEELDKQPHEQDDGLPIDRGWAWVVLAGSFLNVILMVGYSQAKGLFFVEYVNEFQASALKTTLFMGVMAASFSLGSLITMNVILQLLGERKTVLLGGTIYSLGMLAAVFPTSMTYLICTHSILVGLGNSMMSGPALVLIGKYFKKRRGIATAVALSGNSLGNSIFPPMVNFLLDEYGVRGSMLILTGLTMNTLVGGALFRPLSSFGKVTEGLTTTRNDRKKKDQENTGEECEDNEDTVTVRDDSLTFRPISEEKAKNNQNVHKSIRANSPSSNELQQDSAWNNKESKQRKGAGMCIKHAFSGFDFSLFKQPKFLMFVTVAYFGIVLKLVLAYLPAFVVEKGFPQAEAAFLLTVSGVLDFFSRLAAGFIADLKYLKVNHLMAIGLLISGTTTMFTSYYNAYILLVVYSVIVGLFGGVFHCLMPVAIIDFMGLDNMPRVFGFVSVFYGLAVSVTHPIIGAIRDLTGSYNMSYIYIGICTYITAVVLLCEPLFRGRGTVTTSKSDENEREENKPLK, encoded by the exons ATGGGTACAACTAAGCCTGGAGAAGAGGTCAGTGATGAATCGGAGTTGTGTGGTGTTACTGTAATCAACGCGAACGGAGATAGAGATGTTGCGAAGAAGCTTCTGAAGGACCACGAGGATGCAGAAGAGTTGGACAAACAACCACATGAACAGGATGATGGACTGCCCATAGACCGTGGATGGGCTTGGGTTGTTTTGGCAG GTAGTTTTCTGAATGTCATTTTGATGGTCGGGTATTCACAAGCTAAAGGACTGTTCTTCGTAGAATACGTGAATGAATTCCAGGCATCTGCTCTGAAAACAACCTTATTCATGGGCGTGATGGCTGCATCATTCAGTCTGGGGT CGCTCATTACCATGAATGTGATTCTACAACTGCTTGGGGAGAGAAAAACCGTACTTCTTGGTGGAACAATATATTCTTTGGGGATGCTGGCAGCTGTGTTCCCTACCAGTATGACGTATCTCATCTGTACACACAGTATTCTTGTTG GTCTAGGCAATTCAATGATGAGTGGACCAGCACTAGTACTGATTGGAAAGTACTTCAAGAAGAGAAGAGGTATTGCTACAGCAGTTGCCCTATCTGGGAACAGTCTTGGGAACAGCATATTCCCACCTATGGTAAACTTCCTACTGGATGAGTATGGTGTCCGAGGAAGCATGTTGATCCTTACTGGGCTGACAATGAACACGTTGGTCGGAGGGGCATTGTTTAGGCCATTAAGTTCATTTGGTAAGGTTACAGAAGGACTGACAACCACCAGGAATGACAGAAAAAAGAAAGATCAAGAAAACACTGGTGAAGAGTGTGAGGATAATGAGGATACTGTCACAGTGAGAGACGACAGCTTGACATTCCGTCCCATCAGTGAAGAGAAGgcaaaaaataatcaaaatgtccATAAGAGTATACGAGCCAACTCACCAAGCAGCAATGAATTACAACAGGACTCCGCCTGGAACAACAAAGAATCAAAACAACGCAAAGGTGCAGGCATGTGTATAAAGCATGCCTTTTCTGGATTTGATTTTTCGTTGTTCAAGCAACCAAAGTTTCTGATGTTTGTTACCGTAGCATATtttggtattgttttaaaaTTAGTGCTAGCATACCTCCCTGCCTTCGTAGTTGAGAAGGGGTTTCCACAAGCAGAGGCAGCTTTTCTTCTAACTGTTTCAGGCGTGCTTGACTTCTTCAGCAGACTTGCAGCAGGGTTTATTGCAGACCTGAAATACTTAAAAGTAAACCATTTAATGGCCATTGGTTTACTTATATCTGGTACAACCACTATGTTTACCTCTTACTACAACGCATATATACTATTAGTTGTGTATTCTGTGATTGTTGGACTTTTTGGTGGTGTCTTCCACTGTCTCATGCCCGTTGCCATAATAGACTTTATGGGACTTGACAACATGCCAAGAGTTTTCGGGTTTGTTTCCGTCTTCTATGGACTTGCTGTTTCAGTCACACATCCCATCATAG GTGCAATCCGGGATTTGACTGGTTCATACAACATGAGTTACATCTATATTGGAATCTGTACCTACATAACGGCTGTAGTTCTTCTCTGTGAACCATTATTCCGAGGAAGAGGAACTGTGACGACATCCAAGAGTGATGAGAACGAGCGTGAAGAGAACAAACCACTTAAATGA
- the LOC137269847 gene encoding monocarboxylate transporter 12-like, giving the protein MELIPDDENARTKSGENLWDEDQNPLSPATRATKDDPGDVDNRLLKEEEDVGKKEDKTQSEEDNGLPIDRGWAWVVLVGSVLNVFIMVGYARGIAIFFVAYLKEFQASAATTTLFMGVMAGTSSIASLFSMTVILRLLGERKTVIIGGTVAALGMLTAVFATSITYLICTHSILMGIGLSMIHGPALVLIGKYFKKRRGIATAIAMSGISLGGSVFPPLVRFLLDEYGVRGSMLILTGLTMNVWVGGSLFRPLSYFQKKTPKTVSLRNQGDRNGHGLEAPHENSGNEDAKDFSTNMNVDDLGKASIPMVTDKEKAVRKRSRPDSTISYESQVCDRSEYHLRMYTSNPDLTSLSLVDLREVNPLQDVDDEHETVWMHVKEAFAAFDFSLFKQPMFQLLAAFTHFGMVFTLTGAYLPVLAKEKGVGPTEAAFLLTIQGVMDFCGRIAVGFVADLKYIKINHLMAIGIVISGTVAQFASFYNSYTLLIVFSVLAGLFGSFYNCLIPLAIVEFMGLKNMANVLGFVAVFHGLAMALTHPIMGAIRDLTGSYNLCFNYIGICNYICAILLLCIPLVTKKTSAPSDGKDLEEGQPLKND; this is encoded by the exons ATGGAACTGATTCCTGATGACGAAAATGCAAGGACAAAGTCAGGAGAGAACCTGTGGGATGAAGACCAAAATCCATTGTCCCCTGCGACAAGAGCAACAAAAGACGACCCAGGAGATGTTGACAACAGACTTCTGAAGGAGGAAGAAGATGTTGGCAAAAAAGAAgacaaaacacaatctgaagAAGACAACGGTCTTCCAATCGACCGTGGTTGGGCGTGGGTGGTATTAGTAG GTAGTGTCCTGAATGTGTTCATCATGGTTGGATATGCCAGAGGTATCGCCATATTCTTTGTGGCGTATCTGAAGGAATTTCAGGCATCTGCAGCAACAACAACTTTATTCATGGGAGTTATGGCTGGCACTTCTAGCATTGCGT CACTGTTTTCCATGACTGTGATTCTACGACTGCTTGGAGAGAGGAAAACTGTCATCATTGGTGGAACAGTAGCAGCGTTAGGAATGCTGACAGCGGTATTCGCTACCAGTATCACGTATCTCATCTGCACACACAGCATTCTCATGG GAATAGGGCTTTCAATGATACATGGCCCAGCCTTGGTACTAATTGGGAAGTACTTTAAGAAACGAAGAGGAATTGCCACTGCAATAGCCATGTCTGGAATCAGTTTGGGAGGAAGCGTTTTCCCACCTCTCGTTCGGTTCCTACTGGATGAGTATGGTGTCAGAGGAAGTATGTTGATCCTGACGGGTCTGACCATGAATGTGTGGGTCGGAGGGTCCCTGTTCAGACCATTAAGTTATTTCCAAAAGAAGACACCAAAAACAGTATCACTGAGGAATCAAGGTGACAGAAATGGCCATGGTTTAGAAGCGCCCCACGAAAACAGTGGAAACGAAGATGCAAAGGACTTTTCTACAAATATGAACGTGGATGATCTTGGCAAGGCTAGCATCCCAATGGTCACAGATAAAGAAAAAGCTGTTCGTAAAAGAAGTAGACCCGATTCGACGATTAGCTATGAATCGCAAGTGTGTGATCGTTCGGAATATCATCTCAGAATGTATACAAGCAACCCTGATTTGACATCATTGTCGCTGGTGGATTTACGAGAGGTCAATCCTCTACAAGATGTTGACGATGAACATGAAACTGTATGGATGCATGTTAAAGAAGCCTTTGCAGCATTTGACTTTTCATTGTTCAAACAGCCCATGTTTCAGCTGCTTGCAGCGTTTACTCATTTCGGTATGGTTTTCACATTAACAGGAGCATACCTCCCTGTGCTCGCAAAGGAAAAGGGCGTTGGTCCCACAGAGGCGGCCTTTCTACTGACTATTCAAGGCGTGATGGATTTCTGCGGTAGAATTGCTGTTGGGTTCGTGGCAGACCTCAAGTACATCAAAATCAATCATTTGATGGCTATAGGAATAGTAATATCTGGAACTGTAGCTCAGTTTGCTTCGTTCTATAACTCGTACACTCTATTGATCGTATTTTCCGTTCTTGCTGGGCTATTTGGCAGTTTTTATAATTGTCTGATCCCTCTTGCCATCGTTGAGTTTATGGGACTTAAAAACATGGCGAATGTTCTTGGATTTGTAGCCGTGTTTCATGGACTTGCCATGGCTTTGACACATCCTATCATGG gGGCTATACGTGATCTGACTGGTTCGTACAATCTCTGCTTTAACTACATTGGAATATGCAATTACATATGTGCCATTCTGCTCCTCTGCATACCACTAGTCACAAAGAAGACGTCAGCACCTTCAGATGGGAAGGACCTTGAAGAAGGCCAACCGCTAAAAAATGACTAA